A region of Sugiyamaella lignohabitans strain CBS 10342 chromosome A, complete sequence DNA encodes the following proteins:
- the RNY1 gene encoding Rny1p (Vacuolar RNase of the T(2) family; relocalizes to the cytosol where it cleaves tRNAs upon oxidative or stationary phase stress; promotes apoptosis under stress conditions and this function is independent of its catalytic activity; GO_component: GO:0005737 - cytoplasm [Evidence IEA,IEA]; GO_component: GO:0005829 - cytosol [Evidence IDA] [PMID 19332891]; GO_component: GO:0005576 - extracellular region [Evidence IDA] [PMID 11158587]; GO_component: GO:0000324 - fungal-type vacuole [Evidence IDA] [PMID 24102742]; GO_component: GO:0005775 - vacuolar lumen [Evidence IEA]; GO_component: GO:0005773 - vacuole [Evidence IEA]; GO_component: GO:0005773 - vacuole [Evidence IDA] [PMID 19332891]; GO_function: GO:0003723 - RNA binding [Evidence IEA]; GO_function: GO:0004519 - endonuclease activity [Evidence IEA]; GO_function: GO:0004521 - endoribonuclease activity [Evidence IDA] [PMID 11158587]; GO_function: GO:0004521 - endoribonuclease activity [Evidence IMP] [PMID 19332891]; GO_function: GO:0016787 - hydrolase activity [Evidence IEA]; GO_function: GO:0004518 - nuclease activity [Evidence IEA]; GO_function: GO:0033897 - ribonuclease T2 activity [Evidence IEA,IEA]; GO_process: GO:0006401 - RNA catabolic process [Evidence IMP] [PMID 19332891]; GO_process: GO:0090502 - RNA phosphodiester bond hydrolysis, endonucleolytic [Evidence IEA,IEA]; GO_process: GO:0006915 - apoptotic process [Evidence IGI] [PMID 19332891]; GO_process: GO:0000902 - cell morphogenesis [Evidence IMP] [PMID 11158587]; GO_process: GO:0090305 - nucleic acid phosphodiester bond hydrolysis [Evidence IEA]): MLGRPLAFSVGLASLATCVQGIAIDIEGYGRDQLVFAPVTGFESPVRIASDHESCPIDAPLSCSTESVKDSCCYEGTNGLFLSTQFWDYYPPTGPDDVFTLHGLWNDKCNGGYQQYCNPSWGIDNATEVLEELGYTELLTEMNRVWKNLYKTDEDLWLHEFNKHGTCMSTVNPKCYDANAERYQYVGDFFTTAVELFKKLPTYEFLAAADIHPSTTETYTLEQFQNALSPHVGGASVFLQCDQHNSLLEVWYYFKLKGSVAEGTFTPVDAIAKYSKCQDKFYWVPKGTKRGGGGGGGGGGGGGGGGGSGTRGYLKLSGQDGCLIGNGRWYTSGTCATYTIINTVGGINIKSSKGYCNIVDGAFTCNQAVPAGDFTLEEKNVISYGGETTWSASNRPHGTQQTNISPGDDAGDISFELKFVPR; the protein is encoded by the coding sequence ATGTTGGGAAGGCCCTTAGCGTTTAGTGTCGGACTGGCTAGTCTGGCCACTTGTGTCCAGGGCATTGCAATTGATATTGAGGGCTATGGACGTGACCAGCTGGTTTTTGCTCCCGTTACTGGTTTTGAGAGTCCTGTTAGAATCGCGTCAGATCACGAGTCATGTCCCATAGATGCCCCTCTCTCGTGTTCTACAGAGTCTGTTAAAGACAGTTGTTGTTATGAGGGGACAAATGGACTTTTCTTGTCAACACAATTCTGGGATTATTACCCTCCTACTGGCCCTGACGACGTGTTTACACTTCATGGTCTTTGGAATGACAAGTGTAATGGTGGCTACCAGCAGTACTGTAACCCATCATGGGGAATCGACAATGCCACCGAGGTCCTAGAAGAGTTGGGTTACACTGAATTGTTGACCGAAATGAATCGTGTGTGGAAGAATCTATACAAGACGGACGAAGACTTATGGCTCCATGAGTTCAACAAGCATGGAACATGTATGTCTACTGTTAATCCCAAGTGTTAtgatgccaatgctgaAAGATATCAGTACGTGGGTGATTTTTTCACCACCGCAGTTGAGCTTTTTAAGAAGCTCCCTACTTACGAGTTTTTGGCCGCAGCTGACATTCATCCTTCTACAACTGAGACATACACTCTAGAACAGTTCCAGAATGCATTATCACCTCATGTTGGTGGAGCTTCGGTGTTCCTGCAATGTGATCAACACAATTCCTTGTTAGAAGTTTGGTATTATTTCAAGCTTAAAGGATCAGTAGCTGAAGGAACATTTACTCCTGTGGATGCTATCGCCAAGTACAGCAAATGTCAGGACAAGTTCTATTGGGTACCAAAGGGTACCAAGAGagggggtggtggaggaggaggaggcgGCGGCGGCGGCGGCGGAGGAGGTGGTAGTGGTACTAGAGGATATCTCAAACTAAGTGGTCAAGATGGCTGCCTTATTGGTAATGGTAGATGGTATACCTCGGGAACATGTGCCACCTACACCATAATAAATACTGTCGGAGGCATCAATATCAAGTCATCCAAAGGATATTGTAACATCGTAGATGGCGCTTTCACTTGTAACCAGGCAGTGCCGGCTGGTGACTTCACTcttgaagagaaaaacGTGATTTCTTATGGTGGCGAGACAACCTGGAGCGCATCCAACAGACCTCATGGTACTCAACAGACCAACATCTCACCAGGCGATGATGCAGGTGATATCAGCTTCGAGCTCAAATTTGTTCCTCGCTAG
- the RNR1 gene encoding ribonucleotide-diphosphate reductase subunit RNR1 (Major isoform of large subunit of ribonucleotide-diphosphate reductase; the RNR complex catalyzes rate-limiting step in dNTP synthesis, regulated by DNA replication and DNA damage checkpoint pathways via localization of small subunits; relative distribution to the nucleus increases upon DNA replication stress; RNR1 has a paralog, RNR3, that arose from the whole genome duplication; GO_component: GO:0005737 - cytoplasm [Evidence IEA,IEA]; GO_component: GO:0005737 - cytoplasm [Evidence IDA] [PMID 12732713]; GO_component: GO:0005737 - cytoplasm [Evidence IDA] [PMID 22842922]; GO_component: GO:0005737 - cytoplasm [Evidence IDA] [PMID 9315670]; GO_component: GO:0005634 - nucleus [Evidence IDA] [PMID 22842922]; GO_component: GO:0005971 - ribonucleoside-diphosphate reductase complex [Evidence IEA]; GO_component: GO:0005971 - ribonucleoside-diphosphate reductase complex [Evidence IDA] [PMID 10716984]; GO_function: GO:0005524 - ATP binding [Evidence IEA,IEA]; GO_function: GO:0003824 - catalytic activity [Evidence IEA]; GO_function: GO:0000166 - nucleotide binding [Evidence IEA]; GO_function: GO:0000166 - nucleotide binding [Evidence IDA] [PMID 16537479]; GO_function: GO:0016491 - oxidoreductase activity [Evidence IEA]; GO_function: GO:0004748 - ribonucleoside-diphosphate reductase activity, thioredoxin disulfide as acceptor [Evidence IEA,IEA]; GO_function: GO:0004748 - ribonucleoside-diphosphate reductase activity, thioredoxin disulfide as acceptor [Evidence IDA] [PMID 10535923]; GO_function: GO:0004748 - ribonucleoside-diphosphate reductase activity, thioredoxin disulfide as acceptor [Evidence IDA] [PMID 10716984]; GO_function: GO:0004748 - ribonucleoside-diphosphate reductase activity, thioredoxin disulfide as acceptor [Evidence IDA] [PMID 11893751]; GO_function: GO:0004748 - ribonucleoside-diphosphate reductase activity, thioredoxin disulfide as acceptor [Evidence IMP] [PMID 8552025]; GO_process: GO:0006260 - DNA replication [Evidence IEA,IEA,IEA]; GO_process: GO:0009263 - deoxyribonucleotide biosynthetic process [Evidence IDA] [PMID 10535923]; GO_process: GO:0009263 - deoxyribonucleotide biosynthetic process [Evidence IDA] [PMID 5459124]; GO_process: GO:0008152 - metabolic process [Evidence IEA]; GO_process: GO:0055114 - oxidation-reduction process [Evidence IEA,IEA]), whose protein sequence is MYNYKQEKNSRATALIGKETYEAIMENADILDSAIDYSRDYEYTYFGLKTLERSYLLKMYGRVIERPQQMLMRVAVGIHGRDIDRVIETYQLMSEKYFTHASPTLFNSGTPNPQLSSCFLVAMKEDSIEGIYDTLKDCAMISKTAGGIGLHIHNIRSTGAYIAGSNGSSNGIVPMLRVFNNTARYVDQGGNKRPGAFAIYLEPWHSDILEFLELRKNHGKEELRARDLFYALWIPDLFMKKVSNNQEWCLFSPDEAPGLSDVYGDEFETLYKRYEKENRHVRKVRAQKLWFAILETQVETGTPFMLYKDSCNRKSNQNNLGTIKSSNLCTEIIQYSSKQETAVCNLASVALPSFVRYKEGGIDDTEGQAWYDFEKLHEVTKVIVRNLNQIIDINDYPVESARRSNLRHRPIAVGVQGLADTYMKLRMPFDSHDARILNIQIFETIYHAAVETSIELARQDGPYESYTGSLASQGKLQFDLWDKPEINTESLWDWDTLKLDMSKVGLRNSLLVAPMPTASTSQILGFNECFEPITSNIYARRVLSGEFQVVNEYLVKDLVQLRLWNNDIRNMIISEDGSIQNIPEIPKELKDIYKTAWELSQKVIIDMAADRGRYIDQSQSMNIFMKNPTAGKLTSMHFYGWKKGLKTGMYYLRTKAASAPIQFTVDQEVLKRKKNRNKPETASVISTLKRIRYVGPDLDNLRLSSASPSTVSRSPSPQSLGSSPSPFQLFPNKPLYAVSPNTEVFSDKEASGNGTIGDEEPFISKRRHSSSTLECALEEGEACAMCGG, encoded by the coding sequence ATGTACAACtacaaacaagaaaaaaacagcCGGGCCACTGCTCTAATCGGCAAAGAAACTTACGAAGCCATTATGGAAAATGCAGATATTTTGGATTCAGCTATAGACTACTCTAGAGATTATGAGTACACTTATTTCGGATTAAAGACGCTCGAAAGATCGTACCTGCTTAAAATGTATGGCAGAGTTATTGAAAGGCCGCAACAGATGTTAATGAGAGTGGCGGTGGGTATTCATGGCAGAGATATAGATAGGGTCATCGAGACATATCAATTAATGTCggaaaaatatttcacccATGCGTCACCAACACTATTCAACTCTGGCACGCCTAATCCTCAATTATCGTCCTGCTTCTTGGTAGCTATGAAAGAGGATTCCATAGAAGGCATTTACGATACCCTAAAAGACTGCGCTATGATCTCAAAAACTGCAGGTGGGATTGGTCTCCACATTCATAATATCCGGTCGACGGGTGCTTACATTGCTGGGAGTAATGGCAGCTCCAATGGAATTGTGCCGATGCTAAGAGTTTTTAACAATACTGCCAGGTATGTAGATCAGGGTGGTAACAAAAGACCAGGTGCTTTTGCTATTTACTTGGAACCTTGGCACAGTGATATATTAGAGTTTTTAGAGTTACGAAAAAATCACGGCAAAGAAGAATTAAGAGCTCGAGACTTGTTTTATGCTCTTTGGATCCCTGATTTGTTCATGAAAAAGGTAAGCAACAACCAAGAATGGTGCTTATTTTCACCTGATGAAGCTCCTGGTTTATCTGACGTCTACGGTGATGAATTCGAAACTTTGTACAAAAGatatgaaaaagaaaacagacATGTTCGCAAGGTCAGAGCCCAGAAGCTCTGGTTTGCCATTTTAGAGACTCAAGTCGAGACTGGAACTCCATTCATGCTTTACAAAGATTCCTGTAACagaaaatcaaatcaaaataatctTGGTACGATTAAATCTTCCAATCTATGCACGGAGATTATCCAGTACTCGTCCAAACAGGAGACCGCTGTGTGTAACCTGGCATCCGTAGCGTTACCAAGTTTCGTGCGCTACAAGGAAGGTGGTATAGATGATACAGAGGGCCAGGCGTGGTACGACTTTGAGAAGCTTCATGAGGTGACCAAAGTTATTGTTCGAAACTTGAATCAAATCATTGATATTAACGACTACCCTGTGGAATCTGCTCGAAGATCAAATTTACGACATAGACCCATAGCAGTTGGTGTTCAGGGTCTGGCTGATACTTATATGAAATTGAGAATGCCATTTGATTCTCATGATGCCAGAATATTGAACATTCAAATATTTGAAACTATCTACCACGCAGCTGTTGAGACATCTATAGAGCTTGCGAGGCAGGATGGGCCTTACGAAAGCTACACTGGATCTCTTGCGTCTCAGGGAAAGCTCCAGTTTGATTTATGGGATAAACCAGAAATAAATACTGAGAGCCTATGGGACTGGGATACGTTGAAGCTAGATATGTCCAAAGTAGGATTGAGAAATTCTCTGCTGGTAGCACCAATGCCCACAGCTTCAACATCGCAAATTCTTGGTTTTAATGAATGCTTTGAACCAATCACATCGAATATCTATGCGAGGCGTGTACTTTCTGGTGAATTCCAAGTTGTCAACGAGTACCTAGTGAAGGACCTTGTGCAACTTAGGCTGTGGAATAATGATATCAGGAATATGATTATTAGCGAGGATGGCTCTATTCAAAACATCCCCGAGATTCCCAAGGAGCTGaaagatatatataagaCTGCCTGGGAATTGAGCCAAAAGGTTATTATTGACATGGCAGCTGACCGTGGCCGTTATATTGATCAGTCTCAGAGTATGAATATTTTCATGAAAAATCCTACTGCAGGAAAACTCACGAGTATGCATTTTTATGGCTGGAAGAAGGGGTTAAAAACAGGAATGTACTATTTACGAACGAAAGCAGCTTCTGCACCTATTCAGTTCACCGTGGATCAAGAAGTGCTAAAGCGAAAGAAAAACCGAAACAAACCAGAGACAGCTTCAGTTATTTCCACTCTTAAACGTATTAGATATGTAGGCCCGGACCTAGACAACTTGAGATTATCATCCGCTTCTCCATCAACAGTTTCGCGCTCCCCTTCTCCCCAGTCGCTAGGTTCTTCGCCATCTCCTTTCCAGCTATTTCCTAACAAGCCATTGTATGCCGTCTCTCCTAATACAGAAGTGTTCTCCGACAAAGAAGCCAGTGGTAATGGCACCATTGGCGATGAAGAGCCTTTTATCAGTAAACGCAGGCATAGTAGCTCGACCTTGGAGTGCGCTTTAGAAGAAGGCGAGGCCTGTGCCATGTGCGGGGGTTAG
- the VPS30 gene encoding Vps30p (Subunit of phosphatidylinositol (PtdIns) 3-kinase complexes I and II; Complex I is essential in autophagy and Complex II is required for vacuolar protein sorting; required for overflow degradation of misfolded proteins when ERAD is saturated; C-terminus has a novel globular fold that is essential for autophagy through the targeting of the PI3-kinase complex I to the pre-autophagosomal structure; ortholog of the higher eukaryotic gene Beclin 1; GO_component: GO:0005737 - cytoplasm [Evidence IDA] [PMID 9105038]; GO_component: GO:0005768 - endosome [Evidence IEA]; GO_component: GO:0010008 - endosome membrane [Evidence IEA]; GO_component: GO:0019898 - extrinsic component of membrane [Evidence IDA] [PMID 9105038]; GO_component: GO:0019898 - extrinsic component of membrane [Evidence IDA] [PMID 9712845]; GO_component: GO:0000329 - fungal-type vacuole membrane [Evidence IDA] [PMID 19001347]; GO_component: GO:0016020 - membrane [Evidence IEA]; GO_component: GO:0034271 - phosphatidylinositol 3-kinase complex I [Evidence IDA] [PMID 11157979]; GO_component: GO:0034272 - phosphatidylinositol 3-kinase complex II [Evidence IDA] [PMID 11157979]; GO_component: GO:0034045 - pre-autophagosomal structure membrane [Evidence IEA]; GO_component: GO:0005774 - vacuolar membrane [Evidence IEA]; GO_component: GO:0005773 - vacuole [Evidence IEA]; GO_function: GO:0003674 - molecular_function [Evidence ND]; GO_process: GO:0032258 - CVT pathway [Evidence IMP] [PMID 9105038]; GO_process: GO:0032258 - CVT pathway [Evidence IMP] [PMID 9712845]; GO_process: GO:0006914 - autophagy [Evidence IEA,IEA]; GO_process: GO:0006914 - autophagy [Evidence IMP] [PMID 22437838]; GO_process: GO:0045324 - late endosome to vacuole transport [Evidence IMP] [PMID 11157979]; GO_process: GO:0016236 - macroautophagy [Evidence IMP] [PMID 11157979]; GO_process: GO:0030242 - peroxisome degradation [Evidence IMP] [PMID 21121900]; GO_process: GO:0006661 - phosphatidylinositol biosynthetic process [Evidence IMP] [PMID 12244127]; GO_process: GO:0034727 - piecemeal microautophagy of nucleus [Evidence IMP] [PMID 18701704]; GO_process: GO:0015031 - protein transport [Evidence IEA]; GO_process: GO:0042147 - retrograde transport, endosome to Golgi [Evidence IGI,IMP] [PMID 12244127]; GO_process: GO:0006810 - transport [Evidence IEA]): protein MTDIPLCQRCRLPLVPHESLLDLQPAQVGLLTDRLNTDDNSIPTSNTVTERSLNSNLDINRDDVAFSKLHPNSIASGTPRRSHGGSSPGESFVLLTESLLASGNSVMYPLDEHGGIGRNDRKTFAEGRSNESPKENKTKESRFKRIMTLENLFHELSGQSEIDYPICMDCAELIQELLRPRYEEACNERDTYISFLNKIKDVPGAGSEEVEEILREIKHLERENDEALTELKEVEKEREHAEKELRELEQESELLLLEEEEFYKEQNRLYRELSDFQHEKERVDSLHSYYTTRLQKLQRINVYNDTFCIGHDGYFGTINGLRLGRLKKPSVDWSEVNAAWGQTLLLITTVIHKLNFKLVGYRLRPLGSVSRIEKFKVLPNGETSKPEIFDLYSSSDYSLERFLNHNRLDLALVEFLNVLNLVGKFVESSDPALKLPYVIEKDKIGGKSIRLSSNSNEVWTEACKFILTNAKWILAYASTR, encoded by the coding sequence ATGACAGACATACCATTGTGTCAACGGTGTAGACTGCCACTAGTTCCTCATGAGTCGCTTCTAGACCTTCAGCCAGCTCAAGTTGGCCTTCTGACAGATCGCTTAAATACCGACGACAACAGTATCCCCACCAGCAACACTGTAACAGAAAGAAGTTTGAACTCCAACCTTGATATAAATCGTGACGATGTTGCATTTAGTAAACTGCATCCTAATTCAATAGCGAGTGGAACTCCTCGTAGATCTCATGGGGGGTCTAGTCCGGGTGAATCATTTGTTCTCTTAACTGAGAGCCTGTTGGCATCTGGCAATAGTGTTATGTATCCCCTTGACGAGCATGGAGGAATAGGTAGAAATGACCGTAAAACTTTTGCAGAAGGTAGATCCAACGAGTCaccaaaagaaaacaaaacaaagGAATCAAGATTCAAGAGGATAATGACGCTTGAAAACCTCTTTCATGAGTTATCTGGGCAGAGTGAAATCGACTATCCAATTTGTATGGATTGCGCAGAACTGATACAAGAACTATTACGACCCCGATACGAAGAAGCATGTAATGAAAGAGATACTTATATTTCATTTCTGAATAAAATCAAGGACGTGCCTGGTGCAGGGTCCGAAGAGGTAGAGGAGATATTACGTGAAATAAAGCATTTAGAAAGGGAAAACGATGAGGCCCTAACCGAGTTGAAAGAAGTTGAAAAGGAACGTGAACATGCCGAAAAAGAGCTAAGAGAACTTGAACAAGAATCAGAATTATTGCTtctagaagaagaggaattCTACAAAGAGCAGAATAGGCTATATAGAGAGTTATCCGACTTTCAACACGAAAAGGAGAGGGTAGATTCGCTGCATAGTTACTACACGACTCGTCTTCAGAAGTTACAAAGGATAAATGTTTATAATGACACATTCTGTATAGGGCATGATGGTTACTTCGGAACAATCAATGGTCTACGGCTTGGTCGACTAAAAAAGCCCAGTGTAGACTGGTCCGAAGTAAACGCTGCATGGGGGCAAACACTTTTATTAATCACGACGGTCATCCACAAACTGAATTTTAAACTTGTCGGATATCGGTTGCGCCCCTTAGGAAGTGTATCGCGAATAGAAAAATTCAAAGTTTTACCGAATGGTGAGACTTCCAAGCCGGAAATATTTGACCTTTACTCTTCCAGTGATTACTCGCTTGAGAGATTTCTGAACCATAACCGGCTCGACTTGGCATTGGTGGAGTTTTTAAATGTTTTAAACCTTGTAGGTAAGTTTGTGGAATCATCTGATCCCGCACTGAAGCTTCCCTATGTTattgaaaaagataaaataGGTGGGAAAAGTATTCGATTATCTTCAAATAGTAACGAGGTTTGGACCGAGGCTTGTAAGTTTATACTTACAAATGCTAAATGGATCTTGGCTTATGCCAGTACTAGGTAA